A window of Marinobacter halotolerans genomic DNA:
ATGACGGCACCATATTCCATCGTGTGATCCCCGGATTCATGATTCAGGGCGGCGGTTTCAACCGTGATCTGGAGCGACAGCCGACTCGTGACCCGGTAGTGAACGAAGCCAAATCCACCGCCAAGAATCTTCGCGGGACCGTTGCGATGGCAAGAACCAACGATCCTGACTCTGCCACCTCCCAGTTTTTCATTAATCTGGCTGACAACGGGTTTCTGGATGCCGGGGTTCGCGGTGCTGGCTATACCGTGTTTGGCAAAGTGACCGATGGCATGGGTGTGGTCGATGCTATCGCCTCGAAACCGACCGGGAGACAGGGTGGTATGGCGGATGTTCCTGACCAGCCCATTGTCATCACGAACATTTCGCTACTGCCGTGACCCTGCCTGAACAACCAGACCATGCGTTTCTCCGGCAGGATCGACTGGCGGAGCGATTCTCCGCCCTGAAGGCCGGCGAGCACTTTGTGATTGCAGAAACCGGCTTTGGCGATGGTCATCGCTTTCTGGCCACCTGGCAGCTATGGCGGGAATCAGCAGCCAGCAGCCAGGCCTGTCTTCACTTTATAACCGTTGTCGATCGCCCCCCGGCGCCGGAGGACGTAAAAGCTGCCGCGCGCGGACACTCACGTCTGGCTGAGGAACTGCTTCTGCAGTTTCCGCCCGCCATCGCCGGCCCACAACGGCTTGTTCTGGATGAGGGTCGGGTAAGACTGACACTCTATTTTGGTGAGCTTACCAGTGCCCTGACGGATCTTGATTTTCGCGCCGACGCCTGGTTTTTTGAGGATTTGAGCCATGGTCGGGATCAAGAGCTTATTCATAGGCACAGCAGCCAGGCGCTTGCCGGCGGCATAAACCAATCTCTGCCCGGGAAGATTGGCATCGTTGGTGCTGGTATTGCCGGCACACTGCTGGCCGCCAACCTTGCCGGGCGCGGCTTTCAGGTGACACTGATCGATCGCGCCGACTCCGTAGCGTCAGAAGCTTCCGGGAATCGCCAGGGCGCTCTATACGTCAAACTCGGCGTTGATTATAACGACCAGACCCGGCTCGCCCTTTCCTCTCTGCTGTTCAGCCAGCGATTCTACCAACAGTTCAAGGGTTACGGATGGCATCCCACCGGCCTGCTGCAATTGGCCTACAGCGCTACCGAAGCGGACCGCCAGGCAAGATTTCTTGCCAGAAACCAGTTCCCCAACGAGATTCTGGAGCCAGTCAGCGCGGACCAGGCAAGCCGTCTTGCCGGTATTCCGGTCCCCCATGCCGGGCTGTGGTTTCCACGCAGCGGCTGGCTTGAACCGGCGGCACTGTGCCGGAGCCTGTCGGACACACCCGGCGTTACCTATCGACCGGGTTTCGACACAAAGACCCTGGCAAAAAATGGCGAGAACTGGACGCTGAGGTCAAGCGAGGGGGAGTCTCTAGTTTTCGACCAGATCGTGCTCTGTGCAGGGGCGGATACCCCAGGGTTGATTCCGCTGGATGGCCAATACCGCATCAAACGGATCCGGGGACAGATTACCGAGGTCCCGGCGGGAAACGTCAATCCACCGGCACTGGTTGTCTGCGGCCCCGGGTATCTCAATCCGGTCCATAAGGGCAGCGCACTGGTGGGCGCGACCTTCGACCTGCATGATTCCTCACCGGCAGTGACTGCCGAGAGCAACCGCGAAAACCTTCGAATGCTCTCCGACTTTCTGCCAGAGGCCTTGAAATCAGCCGATATAGCGACCATTGCGGACCAGAGCTCAGGCCGGGTTGCCTTTCGATGCACAACCCACGATTATCAGCCAATAGCGGGGCCGATGAAAAACCGGGATGGCAGCGCCCTTGAGGGGCTGTGGTTATTCACGGGCCTGGGAAGCAAAGGCCTGACCTACTCGCCACTTCTGGCGGAATATCTGGCAGACCTGTTATCCGGGCAACCCCCCTGCCTTCCCCGAAATCTGATGAGGCGGGTAGAAACACAACGGTGTCATCGGCCGGGAAAAACAGAAAACTGATTGTGCGGCTGAGGAAACCGGGCTGTCGGCCGTTAAGGAATAAAAGGGCCTTGCCACAGGGAGCAGAATCCAATGTCTATTCATGTCAGTGAACCCGGGCGCCCGGTAGGCACCCGGCTGCCGGAAATATTCCGGGGGCGCCGTGTGGGAGATGTGACTGAACTGGAAGAGCTCCAGGACATCAATACCCGGCACAGCGAAGCTACCGACGCAGAGTTTCAGCAAGCCGCCAATTTCGGGCGCCATAAGGCTCTTGAGGAGTACGGCGCGGCAGCAGCAGGCGAGCCCAAGGAGCAAAGACCCTATCTCCCGGTATCCCGTATCTGTACACCCGCCATCGTCTCGCTCGCCGCAAGCGCCTCGGTAGATGAAGCACTGACTGTGATGGATGAGCGCGGCGTCAGCCATCTGGTCATCACCTCAGAAGATGTAGTTGCAGGACTGGTGGAATTACGGTGGCTGCTGGGCTGGCTATACGAAAACCAGGAAGCGTCGGCAGATTCCAGCCTGATCAATATCGAACTGCCCGCCTTCCTGACGGCGTCCCCAGAGACGGACGCCCACCAACTTGCCCGTCTGATGCTTGCTCACCAGTTGAATGCTGCATTGATTATCAATCCCGATGGCCGCCCAAAGGGCATTGTGACCAGCACCGATTACCTGAGGCTTTACGCCGATGCTGGCCGCCATGAGGGCGAGGTCTGATCAGGGGCCGGCGGGTTCGTTCAGCGGCTTACCCTCTGGGTTGAACAGGTTCAGTGTCCAGACCGTGCCTCCGGTCACATCCCGTTTGATAAGAGCGGTGATTTCGTCATTCCGATAGTTCGTTAAAGCCTCAACGATGCCGATGCCCGGGTCAGCAATGGCTATCTGCCGGTTCCATTGCTGGGAGGGTTCGATAATCGGCGTTTTGTCGCTGACGTCATCATTGTCGGCATCGTCGTCTTCATCTTCCTCGAATCGGGGCTGCCGGTTTCGACGGAACAGCGCCGGGTCCTTCAGCGTATTGGTCTGAACCGCCGGATCGTCAGTCAACACGCCATCCGTGGAGCCAGCGGCAACCAGGTCATCATTGAAGATCATGGCAGTTCGCAGTGTCTCGGTGGAAACGTCCTCTTCATCATTTGCCAGGTAGGTTTCCATCGCGGAACCAGCGGGCGTATAACCTAAAAGAAACCCGGCCTCGCTCTCCGTTGCGGTCCGGCGAAGCACTTTGACGCCCGCCTCCGTCACTACCCGGTAATTGTTGTTGCCGTTGCCAATAAGCCAGACAGTTCCTGCAGCGAAGAAGCCGTCCACCAGGCTTTCGTCAGCGTCGGTTCCCACCTGCTGCACATCGATTTCCTCACCGATGACCTGAAGGGTATAGAAGAATCCGTCTTTGCCACCAAACTGTGACTCACCTCCAACGGATCCGGACGAGTCACCAATCACTATGGGGATGGTATTCTGGATGCCACCGCCAACCACGCGCTCGTCATGGCTGACAGATTCAACCTGGCGCGCCCAGGCCAGTTCCGGTACCAAAAGCGGACCGTCCGGTTCGGTATCAATTCGCTGAACAAAGCTGGCAAGGCGGCCGCCAGGGGTATCTTCGGTGTCGAAAACGCCGCGGGTCACCCCGGTGACCAGAACCTCTCCCGAAGTTGATGTAATGCCGACCCAACGCGGAAAGTCATCTTCATCCGTGCCATTGACGAACTGCCAGTCCCGGGCGTAGTCCGCCGGTGCCAGGGCGCTGTCGTAGAACCAGCGCTGGGTCACTATATTGACGTTACCCGGTGTTGGGTTTCCGGCGTCATCCTCTTCCACCCCGAAAGACACTGCGAACTCGTAACGCAGCACGTCCTCGTCGCCGGATTCCACGTCCCGGGCAGCAAAAGCAATGACTGGCGGCGCGTCCAGGCTGACTGCCCGCGGGTACAGGCTTTTTTCGGATACCTGACTCCCCTTCTGGTCAATGACCCGCACCATCGGTCTGTTGTCGTCCGCCGAATCATAGCCGGCAATAAAAACCCGCCCGTTCTGGCCCATGGTCATGTCTGTGGGCACAAATCCACTTTCGGAACCGACCTCGGGCAAAATGGCCAGTTCATTGATGCTTACACGCAGTTCGTCATCCCGCTTCGATGCAGCGTAGTTGCTTCTGCCGGACTGATAGTTCGAATCCAGGCCCAGCAGCACGAACCGGTCGTTATCCGCAGGGTTGTTATAGGAACTGGCCGGGCTGGTGCTGACCCGGAAAGCTACCTCGTCGGTTCCAACAGGGAAAGTGATCAGGTCGGCATTGACCCAGTCTCCGGCGCCAGGGGTGGTTTCCAGCTGGAGCTCAAAATCCGTTCCCTGTATGGCATCGGACCCATCCTGTGGCCCGATCTTCGCGAAATAGACCTCTTCTTCCCGGTCGCCCTCAAGCTTTGCCACATATTCAGTCTGGGCACCCAGATTGACTACATCGCGCTTGCCACCGAGTCTGGTCTGTAGGCTGACCGTGGGCTCATCATCCTCAATCCGCAACGGTTCACTGACCCCGGTATTGGATGATCCAAGGCCTGCAATGCCAGAACGGACTTCGGTTAATGCAAAGCTGAACGCTTCAAGCTTTTCCGGTTCAAGATCATCAATCACTTCCAGACGCACATAACACTCGGTAATCCCCGGCTCAAGAGTCAGGACGCCTCTGGTAAGATTGCCGTCTTCATCCGACTGGTATTGTACATAGTCCGGTGTTGGCAGAACGCCGCCACTCCCGCTGCCAAGTCCGACAATGTCCCGCCCAATAATGGCTTCGTCGGAGTTTGCCAGGCCGGTATCACAACGCTGGTGATCAGGTGTAAATCCCTGGTCGCACCGGTTCGGATTGAAACCGGAACGCAGCTCAAAAGAAACGCGGATTCGGGTTACGGAAGGCTGGTCAAGATTCACCTGCACAAGAATCGGACGGGTGGTGGAGGTTTTCTCTTCACTACCGGTCACATTACCCGACTCATCGTAAAGGTTGATCGAGTAGGTATGCTCGCCCATGGGCTCGGTGACGGGTTTGGCACACTGGAAATCGGGAATCTCGTCGTCCTCGCCCTGACCGCTTTCCGGATTTTCTTCCGGCTCGGGAGCGGATTCCGAGTAATCACGGCTGACAACACTCAACTGGTTTTCCTGCACATCAATGCTGAAAGGCTGTGCGCCAGCAGTCGCT
This region includes:
- a CDS encoding peptidylprolyl isomerase; the protein is MTNLVKPFRCVIPLLFCVTTLLASGHVTAAEPLPKVLVETNMGSFEVTLRPDLAPKTVNNFKQYVADDFYDGTIFHRVIPGFMIQGGGFNRDLERQPTRDPVVNEAKSTAKNLRGTVAMARTNDPDSATSQFFINLADNGFLDAGVRGAGYTVFGKVTDGMGVVDAIASKPTGRQGGMADVPDQPIVITNISLLP
- the mnmC gene encoding FAD-dependent 5-carboxymethylaminomethyl-2-thiouridine(34) oxidoreductase MnmC, producing MTLPEQPDHAFLRQDRLAERFSALKAGEHFVIAETGFGDGHRFLATWQLWRESAASSQACLHFITVVDRPPAPEDVKAAARGHSRLAEELLLQFPPAIAGPQRLVLDEGRVRLTLYFGELTSALTDLDFRADAWFFEDLSHGRDQELIHRHSSQALAGGINQSLPGKIGIVGAGIAGTLLAANLAGRGFQVTLIDRADSVASEASGNRQGALYVKLGVDYNDQTRLALSSLLFSQRFYQQFKGYGWHPTGLLQLAYSATEADRQARFLARNQFPNEILEPVSADQASRLAGIPVPHAGLWFPRSGWLEPAALCRSLSDTPGVTYRPGFDTKTLAKNGENWTLRSSEGESLVFDQIVLCAGADTPGLIPLDGQYRIKRIRGQITEVPAGNVNPPALVVCGPGYLNPVHKGSALVGATFDLHDSSPAVTAESNRENLRMLSDFLPEALKSADIATIADQSSGRVAFRCTTHDYQPIAGPMKNRDGSALEGLWLFTGLGSKGLTYSPLLAEYLADLLSGQPPCLPRNLMRRVETQRCHRPGKTEN
- a CDS encoding CBS domain-containing protein, with product MSIHVSEPGRPVGTRLPEIFRGRRVGDVTELEELQDINTRHSEATDAEFQQAANFGRHKALEEYGAAAAGEPKEQRPYLPVSRICTPAIVSLAASASVDEALTVMDERGVSHLVITSEDVVAGLVELRWLLGWLYENQEASADSSLINIELPAFLTASPETDAHQLARLMLAHQLNAALIINPDGRPKGIVTSTDYLRLYADAGRHEGEV